The sequence TACTTCCGCTGCTACTTTCGCAGGAAAATCATCTTTATTTACCTTTGTCACATAATCTATTCCAGAAGTACCTGATTGAATCTGATCCCAAAATTGAGTTACGGTATTTCCTAATGGCGTGACCGCACCCATACCAGTTATCACAACTCTATTTTTAGTCATTATGATTCCTCCATTTCTTTATTTGCCCCACTTTAACGCGACAGCGCCCCATGTTAGACCTCCACCGAAGCCTACTAAGACAATTAAATCATTATCCTTTATTTTACCGTTTTTTACTCCTTCAGACAAAGCAATAGGTATTGAAGCCGCTGAAGTATTACCATATTTATTAACATTTACGGCCATTCGGTCCACGTCAATGCCCAATCGTTGTCTGGCAGCTTCCATAATACGTATGTTTGCCTGATGTGGAATGAGATAATCGACATCTTCTTTAGCATAACCTGCTTTTTCCACAACATTTACAGAGGATTCTGGCATTTGGCGAACTGCAAATTTAAACACTTCCCGACCATTCATAAAGATATAATCTTCGTTTTGTGCTAAATATTGACCGCCACTTCCATCGGCACCTAGTTCAAATGAAAGAATACCTCGTTCATCACTCACAGGCCCCATAACTGCTGCGCCCGCTCCATCACCAAATAACACACAAGTATTTCGATCAGACCAGTCTGTTATTTTCGACAGTTTTTCTGCTCCAATAATTAAAATATGTTTATATGATTCCGTTTCAATGAATTTCTGAGCAGTGATCATCCCATACATAAATCCGGCACAAGCTGCACTAATATCCATTGCCGCTGCTTTTGTTGCCCCTAAACGTTCTTGTAATTTACAAGATACTGTTGGAAAAGGCTGATCAGGGGTTACCGTTGCAACCAGGATTAAATCTAAATCCTCTCCTGTTATTCCTGCTTCAGCTAATGCTTGCGCTGCTGCATTATATGCCATATCGGACGTATCTTCCGTATCTGCTGCAATTCGGCGTTCTTCTATACCAGTTCGTGTACGAATCCATTCATCGTTGGTTTCCACGATTTGTTCCATATCTTTATTCGTCAAAACTTTCTCGGGTACATAGTGACCCGTACCTAATACGCCTGCTTTCATAGTTATCCTTCCTCTCAAAGGAATTATTATCAATTATTAAGACTTGGTACTAATTTTATAATAACTACCTTTTTTTTTCAAGTTTATTTTCTTCCACAAAGTCAAAAATTAGGGATAATGTCCATACAGAAAAGCTGCTCGAACATAGGATAAATACGGGAGGGATATTGTTGGCGCAAGACAAAGATAATCGTTTTGATCGACTGATGTTTGGCAAAAAAGAAGAAGAAAAAGAAGACCCAGCTTCTGAAGAAACCGACGAGACATTCGATTTAATTGATACCTTTCAGTTACTAAGTGATACGTATCAGAAATTATCTCCACTTAAAGACTTATTCGGAAAATCCTCAAAGAAATAGCTGTCGACGGCATCGACAGCTATTTTTCCGTTTGATGTGGTAATAAGCCTGTTTCCTTATATTCGTTAATGGATTCACTGACCTGATTAACAAAACGTTCAGGTACTTGTTTGCTATAAGGTCCCATTGTAATCACATCTTCATCAAAACCAAAATTATAGATCCCACCTGGCAAATCTCCATCTTTTAATTGGTCAATAGCATATACATAGAGCTTGTCAATATGCTGAATGGTACTCGTTAACACGGAAGAACCACCAGTCGGCTGCTGATCATTGACATAGCCAATGGTAAAAATACCATCATTTTTAGCTGCTTCTACCACTGATACACTGAACGCATCTCCTGCCGGATAAATAATATCGGTATTCTGTTCACGCATGGCCTGATAATGTTCCATCGCTAACTCCTGTCCATCCCAGTCATACACATATTGAATGTCCACATTGGCATCAGGATTTTCATAGAGCACCCCTTCATAGTACCCCTCCACCTCTGGCTGCCACTCATAGGCTGCAATTATTCCCACACGATTGGTTTCCGTCATTTCACCTGCTATCATACCAGCAAAAAAGCCCATCGCTTGTGCATTGAAATTTAAGCTAATTAAATTATCAGCAGAATAACCACCGTTGACATAAATAAATTGAATATCAGGATAGGAGGCATGAATTTGGTTAAACATTTCTCCATAGATACTGCTGTGTCCGATAATTACCTGGACCCCCTTACTGGCAAATTCTTCGACAGCAACATTCACCTGCTGCTGCGTCTGAACGCCTTCTTGAAAATAGACATCTGTATCATACTCTTCTTGAATGTTGAGTAATCCGCGATAGCCTTTATTGCCCCACGTCTGGTCATGAACCGTATGCTCAATCAGCATACCGACTCTTTCTATTTTTTCTCCATTTCCACCAGCCTGACAAGCGGTTAAAAATGAAAGCAAACATATAAAAGATGAAAGCATCACGATAAATTTTTTCAATCATCTGCACCCCTTATCCACGAGCCCTTCACTTAGGACTATTTTATCGTTTTGCTACATGTCCGTAAACCAAGAAAACATTACAAATTGATTACAAAGGCAAACAACCATGCTGCAAAAGCCTATTATTCAAGCAATGCAAACTTCAGACCGACTTAAAATCTTTTTCATAACCGAATCACTTTTACAGTAGATTCATTCAACAACTGCATATAACTTTTTACAGTATCATGACAAATTACTGATTGGACAAGATTTTTGTTTATTTTACATAAAAAATTTGATACACTATAATGGCGATCTAGCGTAAGGGTATACATCAATTATAAAACTTTTGTTCAAGCTACATATAAAGATAGAGAGGTGACACGATGAAATATTTCGCAACGATTTTTTGGTCAGTCATTATTTTAACTGTTGTATCATATGTATTAACGAGTATGGGTGGAGAAGCATTCAACTTCGGCTCTGTTATTTCTATCGGCGCAATTTTTGCCATTGCCGCTATTGTTTTAGGAGACGGTCTCTTAAAAGAAGAAGAATAGAAAGCACATTAGACTTAACCGA is a genomic window of Gracilibacillus salinarum containing:
- a CDS encoding beta-ketoacyl-ACP synthase III; translation: MKAGVLGTGHYVPEKVLTNKDMEQIVETNDEWIRTRTGIEERRIAADTEDTSDMAYNAAAQALAEAGITGEDLDLILVATVTPDQPFPTVSCKLQERLGATKAAAMDISAACAGFMYGMITAQKFIETESYKHILIIGAEKLSKITDWSDRNTCVLFGDGAGAAVMGPVSDERGILSFELGADGSGGQYLAQNEDYIFMNGREVFKFAVRQMPESSVNVVEKAGYAKEDVDYLIPHQANIRIMEAARQRLGIDVDRMAVNVNKYGNTSAASIPIALSEGVKNGKIKDNDLIVLVGFGGGLTWGAVALKWGK
- a CDS encoding BMP family ABC transporter substrate-binding protein — translated: MKKFIVMLSSFICLLSFLTACQAGGNGEKIERVGMLIEHTVHDQTWGNKGYRGLLNIQEEYDTDVYFQEGVQTQQQVNVAVEEFASKGVQVIIGHSSIYGEMFNQIHASYPDIQFIYVNGGYSADNLISLNFNAQAMGFFAGMIAGEMTETNRVGIIAAYEWQPEVEGYYEGVLYENPDANVDIQYVYDWDGQELAMEHYQAMREQNTDIIYPAGDAFSVSVVEAAKNDGIFTIGYVNDQQPTGGSSVLTSTIQHIDKLYVYAIDQLKDGDLPGGIYNFGFDEDVITMGPYSKQVPERFVNQVSESINEYKETGLLPHQTEK
- a CDS encoding DUF2929 family protein; protein product: MKYFATIFWSVIILTVVSYVLTSMGGEAFNFGSVISIGAIFAIAAIVLGDGLLKEEE